GGGGGTACGGCCTTCGGACATCGACATCGCGGAGATCTACGACGCCTTCACGTACATGACCCTGGTGACGCTGGAGGACCTCGGCTTCTGCGAGAAGGGCGAGGGGGGTCCCTTCGTGGAGAAGGGCCGCCTGCTCCGGGACGGTGGCCTGCCGACGAACACGGACGGCGGCGGCCTCTCCGCCCAGCACCCCGGCATGCGGGGCCTGTTCCTGCTGGTCGAGGCGGTACGTCAACTCAGGGGGCAGGCGGGCGACGGCCAGGTCCGCCGACCTGACGGCACCCTGCCCGAACTGGCGGTGGCGTCAGGAACGGGCGGGTGGTTCTGCTCGTCAGGGACGGTCGTACTCGGGCGCTGACCCGAGGAACGTGGTCCACGCGGTGGGCGTGACCGTGAAGGTGGGACCGCCCTCGTGGGCGGTCTTGGAGTCGCGGATGTGGATGGCGTGGGGGCAGGCGGCTACCTCGACGCACTCGCCGCCCTCGTTACTGCTGTAGCTCGACTTGCGCCAGGTGTAGGCGACTTCGACGCAATTAGTGCCTTCATTGCCGCTGTAGCTGCTCTTGAACCACGCCAGCTCGGCGTTCATAGCTGTCCCGCCATTCTCTCGATCAGTTCCGCAGACGCTCGTGGCGTAAGTGCCTGCGCCCGCAAGGCGCCGAAACGGCCGATGAGTTGATTTACCTCTTGTGGCTTTGAGATCAACCTACCGGTGATCTGCCCTTCGTCGTAGGAGAAGTTACGGCCTTCGGGCGTGCTCAGCAGTTGGATCGCCCCGTGGACTCCCGCATGCTCACGGGTTTCCGTCGGCATCACTTGCACCTTCAGGTGACGCAGGGTGCGCACGCACTCCAGCACATGCAGCAATTGCTTCCGCAGCACCTCACGACCACCGATAGGGCGCCTGAGTACCGACTCCTCGATGACGTAACCGATCATGGGCGGTGGGGTACGGGCCAGTACCGCTTGTCGCTCCAGCCGTGCCACCACGTTCTTCTCGATCTCGCCCTCGGTCATCTGCGGCACGCGCTCCTCGTACAGGGCACGGATGTAGTCCTCGGTCTGCAATAGCCCTGGGAAGACCATGGTTTCGTATCCGTCGACACTGGCCGCCGTCTTCTGGAGCCGCACCCAGCCCACATACGTAGGCGGATACTTCTCCTCCTCCATCAGCGGGATGCAGGACTTCAGCGCACCCCGCGCGTCCAGAACCGAGTCCGCGTCGTCCAAGTAGTTGGACGTCGGGATGCGCTCCGCCCGCTCGTACGCGCCCGCCAGGGACTCCGACACCAGGAGCCGCCCGGCGACGTCCTTGCGGGACAGCCCTGACCGCTCGCGGAAGTTCCTGAGCAGGCCTCCCACCAGCCTCCGGGCCGGGGACGGCACGGCCGTGTCCGCCCGTTCGGTCGTCGTCTTCTCACCCATCACCACAACGCCACCGTCCTGTCCACGCCCTGCCGATGTGTTCCCTGCGCCTCTGGTAACGCTACGCAGTCACCCCGACTCTCGTAGTCATGACGACCGAACACACCCCTGATTGGGTACCCGCCTCCGGCCTCCAACTCCGTCTCACCGGCGTGCACTTTGATGCCATCCGGGTTCGAGGCGTACGCGGGGAGGCCGTCCTGCACCACCTCGGCACGCTCACGGAGGGCGACCCCGGGCCCGTCATCCGCGAGGTGTCGGGCGGCCGCTGGAACTACTTCCTGCTCGCGCCGGGGACGAGCAAGGACTTCGACTGGCCGCCGGGGGCCACGTGTCTCGGGCCCGCCGCGCGGGACCAGTACGTCGGCGTTCCCGCGCCGCACGGCAACACCTTTCCGCTGAGCTGGCGGTGCGGGCCGCCACGGCAGGGGGTGTTCGTGGACGGCGAGCTGCTGCACGGCGTACTCATGGCGCAGCTCGTCGGAGAACCGGAGTGAACGAAGCAGTCGGCGGTCCGCGCCACAATCGACGCATGACTGCACCCGCACCTCAGCAGGAGACCTTCCGTACGCTGCTCCGGTCCCAGAAGGTCTGGGACACCGAACTCCCGGCCTTCGACGCGGCACATGCCCCGGCCGAACCGCTGCCCCTCTTCCACGCGTGGTTCGCGTCGGCGGTCGCGGCCGGGCAGCCCGAGCCGCACACCATGCAGCTGGCGACGGTCGCGGAGGACGGCGGTCCCGACGTACGGACCGTGATGCTGCACGACGCGGACGAGCACGGCTGGCACTTCGCCACGCACGCGAGCAGCACGAAGGGCCGCCAGCTCGCGGCCCGCCCGGAGGCCGCCCTGCACTTCTACTGGGCGGCGCAGGGTCGCCAGATCCGGGTCAGGGGCCGCGTCACGACGGCCCCGCACGCCGAGAGCCTCGCCGACCTGCACGCCCGGTCGACCGGGGCGCTGGCGGCGGCGCTGGTGGGCCGCCAGAGCGAGGTCCTCTCCTCGTACGAGGAGCTGGCGGCGTCGTCCGCCACCGCCTGGGAGCGCGCGCGGGCGGAGCCGGACGCGGACGCGCCGACGTGGACGCTGTACGTCCTGGACCCCGTGGAGGCGGAGTTCTTCCAGGGCGACGCACAACGCCGTCACGTACGGCTGCGGTACCGGAGGGGCGACGGTGGCGACGGCGGCGACGGCTGGGTCAAGGAGTTGCTGTGGCCGTGAAGTCCCACTGGGCGAAGTCCACGACCGGCCGGTACCCGAGACGCTGGTAGAGGCGGTTGCTCGTCGGGTTGGCCAGGTCCGTGAAGAGCAGGACCTCCGCCGCGCCCGCGTCGAGCGCGGCACGGGTGACCGCCGCGGTGGCGGCGCCTCCGTATCCGCGGCCACGCAGGTCGGCGGGGGTGTAGACGGGGGCGACGCGGACCTGGTCCGCGATGCGGTGGGTGGCGCCGGCCATGGCGGCCGGCGTGCCGTCGGGGGTTTCCCAGAGGGTGACGCCGCCGTAGGCGATACGGGAGTCCGCCCACGCGTGCGGATCCATCGCGGGGCGTTCGTGGGCGGCCCGGCCGAACTCCTCGTACCAGCGCGCCAGCAGGTCCCGGTCCGCCGCGGTGGCCACGCGGGCACGGCCGGACGGTGCGGGGTCGGGCGGGGTGAGGGCGTCGAGCCGGTACAGGCGCTGGCGCATGCCGAGGGCGACGGAGGCCCCGGTGTGCTTCTCCCAGGCCCGGGCGAACGTCTCCGCTGTGGCGCGGTCGGCGGCGACGCCTGGCAGGTCCGGGCCGACCTCGGCGAGCTGCCGGGCGAGGGCTTCGGCGGCCTCGGGGGCGACGGGGCCGAGGGCGACGCGGTGCGGGGGCGTCCGGAGGAAGGCGCCGCGGACGGTGCCGTCGGAGTCGGCGTACGTACCGAAGAGGGGTTCCCCGTCGCCGTACGCCCGAAGCCCACGCTGCCGGAGGGTCTCCGTGACGCTGAGCAGGACGGTGTGCACGGCGGGCTCGGAGTGCAGGAACTCCTCGGCCCGGGCGAGGAACCCGTCGAGGTCGGTGGTCAGCCGCCAGTCGGCGGATTCCGTTGTCTCCATCGTCTCTATGCGCATGCACCAGTATCCGCAGGCCGGAACAGCGCGACCGCCACCCCTTCCACCCCTTCCGCCGCTTCACGGAACGTCACGCACACGGGCATCCCGATCCGCAGCTCCCCGTGCTCGCAGTCGACGACCTCCGTCATCATGCGGGGGCCCTCGGCGAGATCGACGACCGCGGCGACGTAGGGGACGCGGCTGCCGAACGGTGGGAGGTCGTTGCGGTGCACGACCGACCACGTATAGAGCGTGGCGCGGCCGCTCGCCTCCTCCCAGGAGACGTCCTCGCTCCAGCAGCGCGGGCAGAACTCGCGCGGGTAGTGGTGCGCCGCCCCGCACGCCCCGCAGCGGCGAACCAGCAAACGCCCCTCGGCGGCCGCGTCCCAGTAGGGCCGGGTGAAGGCGTCGACCTCAGGAAGATCGAAGCGCGGCTCGACGCTCGGCTCCGTACTCAGCTTCTCCGTACTCAGCTTCTCCGTGCCCATAAGAGGAGTCCGATCGCGGAAGGGGAAGAGAACCGGCCAAAGCCGCGCCCGGCGTACCTCGACCGTCGGCCACGCAGATCTGACGGTAGGTCAGTTCAACGTACGAGCCACCAAGTCCGCAAGAGCCGTACGCCACCCCGCACACACACCCCGCACACCCGTGATCAATTCGCAATCGCTTTCGGACTTGACCGTCACCCATCAAGTAATCACACGGTTACTCTCCAGTCATGGCCGACTCGACCCCTCCGCTTACGCTCGTGCAGGACCGCCCCGTGTACGTCATCGGCGGCGGACCCGGCGGGCTCGCCGCCGCGGCAGCCCTGCACGCACGCGGCGTCCGCGCGGTCGTCCTGGAGAAGGCCGACCACGTCGGCGCCTCCTGGCGCGGCCACTACGACCGCCTCCACCTGCACACCACGCGCCGCCTCTCCGCTCTTCCCGGGCTCTCCATCCCACGGTCGTCCGGCCGCTGGGTGTCGCGCGACGACGTCGTCCGCTACCTGGAGAAGTACGCGGAGCACCACCAGCTCGACGTCGTCACCGGCGTCGAGGTGACCGGCCTGGAACGCACCGACGACGGCACCGGCTGGCTGCTGCGCGCCACGGGCGGGCGCGAACTCCTGGGCAGCGCGGTGGTCATCGCCACCGGCTACAACCACACGCCCCACCTCCCGGACTGGCCCGGCCGCGACACCTACACCGGCGAACTCCTGCACGCCGCCGACTACCGCAACCCCCGCCCCCACACCGGCAAGGACGTCCTCGTCGTCGGCGTCGGCAACACCGGCGCCGAGATCGCCGTCGACCTCGCCGAGGGCGGCGCCACCCGGGTCCGCCTCGCGGTGCGCACCGCGCCGCACATCGTGCGCCGCTCCACGCTGGGCTGGCCCGCCCAGCGCACCGGCATCCTGTGCCGCAGGCTGCCGGTCGCCCTGGTGGACCGGCTCGCGCGGCCCATCGCCCGGGTCGGCGTGCCCGACCTCACCACACGGGGGCTGCCGCGCCCCGACACCGGCCTGTACTCACGCGCCAAGCAGGGCTCGATCCCGGTGCAGGACGTCGGCCTGATAGACGCCGTGCGCAAGGGGCGGGTCGAGCCGGTCGCGGCGGTCGAGTCGTTCGAGGACGGCAAGGTCGCCCTCGCCGACGGCACGAGAATCGGCCCGGACGTCGTCATCGCGGCGACGGGCTACCGGCGTGCCCTCGAAGGGCTCGTCGGCGACCTCGGCGTCCTCGACACCCGCGGCCGCCCGACCTGCCACGGCCGCCGCACCCCGAAGCACACCCCCGGCCTGTACTTCACCGGCTTCACCAACCCCATCAGCGGCATGCTCCGCGAACTGGCCCGCGACGCCGAGAAGATCGCGAAGGCGATAGCCCACTGACCGCACCCGACGAGAAGATCCCGGGCCCGCGCAGCCTTTACGCGCAGCACCATTCCTGACGTGGCGTCAGTTCAGTAATCTGACTGTGTGTCAGGTAAGGCCTCAGGGCCTCAGGCAAGGCGTCAGGTAAGTGCTGTCACACAGGAGCGGGCGGACCGATGCTTGGATCTACTCACGGCACCTTCACCACCGACCCCCGCCGCGCCCATGTCGTGGCCTGCGGCGAACTCCCTCCCCACGCCGTCCACGGCAGAGCCGTCACGGCGGACGACCTGGACGTCAGCGGCCGACCGCTGTACGCCGGCGTACCCGACCTCGACCGCTTCTTCCGCCCCGCCTCCGTCGCCGTCGTCGGCGCGTCGGACGCCGAGGGGCGCCCCAACACCGGCATCACCCGGCAGCTCATCGCCTGGGCCGAACGCGTCGGCGCGCGCCTGCACCCCGTGCACCCCACCCGTCAGTCGGTCTTCGGCATCCCCTGCTTCCCTTCCGTCGCGGACCTGCCCGAACAGGTCGACCTGGCCGTACTCCTGGTCGGCGACCCGCTGCCCGTCATCGAGCGGCTCGCCGAGGAGAAGGTGCGGTTCGCCGTCGCCTTCGCCTCCGGGTTCGCCGAGACCGGCGAGGAGGGCGCGGCCGCCCAGGCGCGGCTCACGGCCGCCGTCCAGCGCTCCGGCCTCAGGCTGCTCGGCCCCAACACCAACCTCAACGCCTTCGAGGAGTTCCGCGAGGACCTCGAAGGACCCGCCATCGCGCTGATCACCCAGTCCGGCCACCAGGGGCGCCCCCTCTTCACGATGCAGGAACTCGGCGTACGCCTCTCGCACTGGGCGCCCACCGGCAACGAAGCCGACCTGGAGACCTCCGACTTCATCTCCTACTTCGCCGAGCGCCCCGAGGTCGGCGCCATCGCCTGCTACGTCGAGGGCCTCAAGGACGGCCGCGCCTTCCTGCTCGCCGCCGACCGGGCGGCCCGGCGCGGGGTGCCCGTCGTCGCCGTGAAGGTCGGCCGCACCGAGACCGGCGCCCGCACGGCCGCCTCACACACCGGCAAGCTGACCGGCGCCGACACGGTGGTGGACGCGGCGATGCGGCAGTTCGGCGTGATCCGCGTCGACGGGCTCGACGAGCTCCAGGACACCTCCGCGCTCCTCGCGCGGGCGCGGAAGCCGATGGCGGACGGCGTCGTCGTGTATTCGATCTCGGGCGGCACGGGCGCGCACTTCGCGGACCTGGCGACCGAGGCCGGGCTCGCCCTGCCCACGCTCTCCGCCGACCGGCAGGCGGAGCTGCACCAGTGGATACCCGAGTACCTGAACGTCGCCAACCCCGTCGACAACGGCGGGCATCCCGTCGGCGACTGGCGCGGCCGGAAGATCATCGACGCGATCCTGGACGACCCGGAGGTGGGGGTGCTGATCTGCCCCATCACCGGACCGTTCCCTCCCATGAGCGACAAGCTCGCGCAGGACCTGGTGGACGCGGCGGAGCAGACGGACAAACTGGTGTGCGTGGTGTGGGGCTCGCCGGTCGGCACGGAGGAGGCCTACCGCACGACGCTCCTCGGCTCCTCGCGCGTCGCGACGTTCCGCACCTTCGCCAACTGCATCACGGCGGTACGCGCCTATCTGGACCACCACCGCTTCACGGCCCACTACCGCTCGCCCTTCGACGAGGCGCCGCGCACCCCCTCCCCGTCCTTCCGCAAGGCTCAGGCCCTGATGCGGCCGGGCCAGCAGCTCAGCGAGCACGCGGCGAAGCAGCTGCTGCGCGCGTACGGGATCAGGGTGCCGCGCGAGCAGCTGGTGACCAGCGCGGCGGCGGCCGTCAGGGCGGCCGGGCTCGTCGGCTACCCGGTCGTCATGAAGGCCTCGGGGGCGCGGCTCGCGCACAAGACCGAGCTGGGCCTGGTGAAGATCGGCCTGACCTCGGCGAGCCAGGTGCGGGACGCCTACCGGGAGCTCACGGACATCGCCCGCTACGAGGGCGTCGAGCTCGACGGCATCCTGGTCTGCCAGATGGTCGAGCGGGGCGTCGAGATGGTCGTCGGCGTCGCGCACGACCCGCTGTTCGGGCCGACGGTGACGGTGGGGCTCGGCGGTGTCCTCGTGGAGGTGCTGCGGGACGCGGCCGTGCGGGTGCCGCCCTTCGGGGAGGACCAGGCGAAGGCGATGCTGTCGGAGCTGCGCGGGCGTGCGCTGCTCGACGGGGTCAGGGGCGCGGCGCCCGCCGACGTCGACGCGCTCGTCGAGGTCGTGCTGCGGGTGCAGCGCATGGCCCTGGAACTCGGCGACGACCTCGCGGAGCTGGACATCAACCCGCTGATGGTGCTGCCGCGGGGGCAGGGAGCGGTGGCACTCGACGCACTGGCCGTCTGCCGCTAGCCCGCCACCGAGGGCA
The sequence above is a segment of the Streptomyces sp. Je 1-369 genome. Coding sequences within it:
- a CDS encoding DUF397 domain-containing protein, whose translation is MNAELAWFKSSYSGNEGTNCVEVAYTWRKSSYSSNEGGECVEVAACPHAIHIRDSKTAHEGGPTFTVTPTAWTTFLGSAPEYDRP
- a CDS encoding helix-turn-helix domain-containing protein, producing MGEKTTTERADTAVPSPARRLVGGLLRNFRERSGLSRKDVAGRLLVSESLAGAYERAERIPTSNYLDDADSVLDARGALKSCIPLMEEEKYPPTYVGWVRLQKTAASVDGYETMVFPGLLQTEDYIRALYEERVPQMTEGEIEKNVVARLERQAVLARTPPPMIGYVIEESVLRRPIGGREVLRKQLLHVLECVRTLRHLKVQVMPTETREHAGVHGAIQLLSTPEGRNFSYDEGQITGRLISKPQEVNQLIGRFGALRAQALTPRASAELIERMAGQL
- a CDS encoding pyridoxal 5'-phosphate synthase; translation: MTAPAPQQETFRTLLRSQKVWDTELPAFDAAHAPAEPLPLFHAWFASAVAAGQPEPHTMQLATVAEDGGPDVRTVMLHDADEHGWHFATHASSTKGRQLAARPEAALHFYWAAQGRQIRVRGRVTTAPHAESLADLHARSTGALAAALVGRQSEVLSSYEELAASSATAWERARAEPDADAPTWTLYVLDPVEAEFFQGDAQRRHVRLRYRRGDGGDGGDGWVKELLWP
- a CDS encoding GNAT family N-acetyltransferase, whose amino-acid sequence is MRIETMETTESADWRLTTDLDGFLARAEEFLHSEPAVHTVLLSVTETLRQRGLRAYGDGEPLFGTYADSDGTVRGAFLRTPPHRVALGPVAPEAAEALARQLAEVGPDLPGVAADRATAETFARAWEKHTGASVALGMRQRLYRLDALTPPDPAPSGRARVATAADRDLLARWYEEFGRAAHERPAMDPHAWADSRIAYGGVTLWETPDGTPAAMAGATHRIADQVRVAPVYTPADLRGRGYGGAATAAVTRAALDAGAAEVLLFTDLANPTSNRLYQRLGYRPVVDFAQWDFTATATP
- a CDS encoding Zn-ribbon domain-containing OB-fold protein — protein: MGTEKLSTEKLSTEPSVEPRFDLPEVDAFTRPYWDAAAEGRLLVRRCGACGAAHHYPREFCPRCWSEDVSWEEASGRATLYTWSVVHRNDLPPFGSRVPYVAAVVDLAEGPRMMTEVVDCEHGELRIGMPVCVTFREAAEGVEGVAVALFRPADTGACA
- a CDS encoding flavin-containing monooxygenase; this translates as MADSTPPLTLVQDRPVYVIGGGPGGLAAAAALHARGVRAVVLEKADHVGASWRGHYDRLHLHTTRRLSALPGLSIPRSSGRWVSRDDVVRYLEKYAEHHQLDVVTGVEVTGLERTDDGTGWLLRATGGRELLGSAVVIATGYNHTPHLPDWPGRDTYTGELLHAADYRNPRPHTGKDVLVVGVGNTGAEIAVDLAEGGATRVRLAVRTAPHIVRRSTLGWPAQRTGILCRRLPVALVDRLARPIARVGVPDLTTRGLPRPDTGLYSRAKQGSIPVQDVGLIDAVRKGRVEPVAAVESFEDGKVALADGTRIGPDVVIAATGYRRALEGLVGDLGVLDTRGRPTCHGRRTPKHTPGLYFTGFTNPISGMLRELARDAEKIAKAIAH
- a CDS encoding acetate--CoA ligase family protein — protein: MLGSTHGTFTTDPRRAHVVACGELPPHAVHGRAVTADDLDVSGRPLYAGVPDLDRFFRPASVAVVGASDAEGRPNTGITRQLIAWAERVGARLHPVHPTRQSVFGIPCFPSVADLPEQVDLAVLLVGDPLPVIERLAEEKVRFAVAFASGFAETGEEGAAAQARLTAAVQRSGLRLLGPNTNLNAFEEFREDLEGPAIALITQSGHQGRPLFTMQELGVRLSHWAPTGNEADLETSDFISYFAERPEVGAIACYVEGLKDGRAFLLAADRAARRGVPVVAVKVGRTETGARTAASHTGKLTGADTVVDAAMRQFGVIRVDGLDELQDTSALLARARKPMADGVVVYSISGGTGAHFADLATEAGLALPTLSADRQAELHQWIPEYLNVANPVDNGGHPVGDWRGRKIIDAILDDPEVGVLICPITGPFPPMSDKLAQDLVDAAEQTDKLVCVVWGSPVGTEEAYRTTLLGSSRVATFRTFANCITAVRAYLDHHRFTAHYRSPFDEAPRTPSPSFRKAQALMRPGQQLSEHAAKQLLRAYGIRVPREQLVTSAAAAVRAAGLVGYPVVMKASGARLAHKTELGLVKIGLTSASQVRDAYRELTDIARYEGVELDGILVCQMVERGVEMVVGVAHDPLFGPTVTVGLGGVLVEVLRDAAVRVPPFGEDQAKAMLSELRGRALLDGVRGAAPADVDALVEVVLRVQRMALELGDDLAELDINPLMVLPRGQGAVALDALAVCR